One genomic region from SAR92 clade bacterium H455 encodes:
- a CDS encoding DUF2970 domain-containing protein — MNEENPAIDDKPKKKKTNIGALVKSILAAAIGVQSNKNRERDFEEGNPLAFIIGGFIFTALFIGTIATIVGFVLSTNR, encoded by the coding sequence ATGAACGAAGAAAATCCAGCAATCGACGATAAACCAAAGAAGAAAAAAACCAATATTGGCGCCCTGGTTAAAAGTATTTTAGCCGCCGCAATTGGTGTCCAGAGTAACAAGAACCGTGAGCGTGACTTTGAGGAAGGCAATCCATTAGCGTTTATTATTGGCGGCTTTATCTTTACCGCACTGTTTATTGGCACTATCGCCACAATCGTAGGCTTTGTTCTGAGCACTAACCGTTAG